TCCCATACCTTCGGCGGATTCAGACCCCCGCCCGTGGACTAAACTCTCGGTCGCATCACGCGCCCCGTGCCCCGGAACAGCGCGATCTCCCGACCGTCGGCGCGCACGATCACGTCGACCACCATCCTGCGGTCGTCCACGAAGAACGTCGACGCCTCGGCCACCAGGGTGGCGCCCACTTCCGCCGGCGCGAGATAGGTGATGGAGGCCTCCGCCGTCGCGGCGCCCGGCAGCAGCGAGTTGGCCGCGCAGG
This DNA window, taken from Leucobacter tenebrionis, encodes the following:
- a CDS encoding PaaI family thioesterase encodes the protein MSIDPYVQQLLAAERSGQSLGLKVTSASGGQATAELVVSAEMANGHGVAQGGYTFTLADQAFACAANSLLPGAATAEASITYLAPAEVGATLVAEASTFFVDDRRMVVDVIVRADGREIALFRGTGRVMRPRV